One part of the Phragmites australis chromosome 3, lpPhrAust1.1, whole genome shotgun sequence genome encodes these proteins:
- the LOC133913057 gene encoding calcium-dependent protein kinase 9-like isoform X1: MGNVCFCGTISTSPDQPEPKSQAPPQGKRPATTPPSRQGGSQEPSPRPKPKPRYKPKPYDWTPPPPPPASRGAAAARVLDGVVPHHPRLRVTDKYHLSRELGRGEFGVTRLATDRATREQLACKSIPKRRLLTAVDVADVRREVAIMASLPDHPALVRLRAAYEDGEAVHLVMELCDGGELFDRIVARGRYTERAAASAARTVAEVVRACHAHGVMHRDLKPENFLYATKSEDAQLKAIDFGLSVFFRPGERFTEIVGSPYYMAPEVLRRSYGPEVDIWSAGVILYILLCGVPPFWAETEQGVARAILRGSLDLEREPWQRISDGAKSLVRQMLQMDPKKRPTAQQVLEHPWLQNARKAPNVPLGDVVRVRLQQFSTMNKFKKKAMRVIAEHLSVEEVEVIRDMFALMDTDKDGRVTLQELKAGLKKVGSKLAEPEMELLMDAADVDGNGYLDYGAFVAITIHLQRLSNDGHLRTAFLFFDKDSSGYIERAELADALADESGHTDDAALNNVLREVDTDKDGRISFEEFVTMMKAGTDWRKASRQYSRERFKTLSNSLMKDGSLAMAR, translated from the exons ATGGGCAACGTGTGCTTCTGCGGCACCATCTCCACTTCCCCTGATCAGCCTGAACCCAAATCCCAAGCGCCGCCACAAGGCaagaggccggcgacgacgcCTCCGAGCCGCCAAGGCGGCAGCCAAGAACCGAGCCCCAGGCCGAAGCCGAAGCCGAGGTACAAGCCCAAGCCGTACGActggacgccgccgccgccgccgccggcgtcccgtggagcggcggcggcgcgcgtgCTGGACGGCGTGGTGCCGCACCACCCGCGCCTGCGCGTGACGGACAAGTACCACCTGAGCCGAGAGCTCGGCCGGGGCGAGTTCGGCGTGACGCGCCTCGCCACGGACCGCGCCACGCGGGAGCAGCTGGCGTGCAAGTCCATCCCGAAGCGGCGCCTCCTCACGGCGGTGGACGTGGCGGACGTGCGCCGGgaggtggccatcatggcgtcGCTGCCGGACCACCCTGCGCTGGTGCGGCTCCGGGCCGCCTACGAGGACGGCGAGGCGGTGCACCTGGTGATGGAGCTATGCGACGGTGGGGAGCTGTTCGACCGGATCGTGGCACGCGGGAGGTACACGGAGCGCGCCGCGGCGTCAGCGGCGAGGACGGTGGCGGAGGTGGTGCGCGCCTGCCACGCGCACGGGGTGATGCACCGGGACCTCAAGCCGGAGAACTTCCTGTACGCGACCAAGAGCGAGGACGCGCAGCTGAAGGCCATCGACTTCGGCCTCTCCGTCTTCTTCCGACCAG GCGAGCGTTTCACGGAGATCGTGGGCAGCCCGTACTACATGGCGCCGGAGGTGCTGCGGCGGAGCTACGGGCCGGAGGTGGACATCTGGAGCGCCGGCGTCATCCTGTACATCCTCCTCTGCGGCGTCCCGCCCTTCTGGGCCGAGACGGAGCAGGGCGTGGCGCGCGCCATCCTGCGCGGCTCGCTGGACCTGGAGCGCGAGCCCTGGCAGCGGATCTCCGACGGCGCCAAGAGCCTCGTCCGCCAGATGCTCCAGATGGACCCCAAGAAGCGCCCCACCGCGCAGCAGGTGCTTG AGCACCCGTGGCTGCAGAACGCGCGGAAGGCGCCGAACGTGCCGCTGGGCGACGTCGTCCGGGTTCGGCTGCAGCAGTTCTCCACCATgaacaagttcaagaagaaggCCATGCGGGTGATCGCGGAGCACCTCTccgtggaggaggtggaggtgatcCGGGACATGTTCGCGCTCATGGACACCGACAAGGACGGCAGGGTCACGCTGCAGGAGCTCAAGGCAGGGCTCAAGAAGGTCGGATCCAAGCTTGCCGAGCCCGAGATGGAGCTGCTCATGGATGCC GCTGATGTTGACGGCAATGGGTACCTGGACTATGGCGCGTTCGTGGCGATCACCATCCACCTGCAGAGGCTCTCCAACGACGGCCACCTCCGCACCGCGTTCCTCTTCTTCGACAAGGACAGCAGCGGATACATCGAGCGCGCCGAGCTCGCCGACGCGCTCGCCGACGAGTCCGGGCACACCGACGACGCCGCACTCAACAACGTACTCCGAGAAGTCGACACCGACAAG GATGGCCGGATAAGCTTCGAGGAGTTCGTCACGATGATGAAAGCCGGGACGGACTGGAGGAAGGCGTCGCGGCAGTACTCGAGGGAGCGGTTCAAGACTCTGAGCAACAGCCTGATGAAGGACGGGTCGCTCGCCATGGCGCGTTAA
- the LOC133913057 gene encoding calcium-dependent protein kinase 9-like isoform X2, whose translation MGNVCFCGTISTSPDQPEPKSQAPPQGKRPATTPPSRQGGSQEPSPRPKPKPRYKPKPYDWTPPPPPPASRGAAAARVLDGVVPHHPRLRVTDKYHLSRELGRGEFGVTRLATDRATREQLACKSIPKRRLLTAVDVADVRREVAIMASLPDHPALVRLRAAYEDGEAVHLVMELCDGGELFDRIVARGRYTERAAASAARTVAEVVRACHAHGVMHRDLKPENFLYATKSEDAQLKAIDFGLSVFFRPGERFTEIVGSPYYMAPEVLRRSYGPEVDIWSAGVILYILLCGVPPFWAETEQGVARAILRGSLDLEREPWQRISDGAKSLVRQMLQMDPKKRPTAQQVLEHPWLQNARKAPNVPLGDVVRVRLQQFSTMNKFKKKAMRVIAEHLSVEEVEVIRDMFALMDTDKDGRVTLQELKAGLKKVGSKLAEPEMELLMDAADVDGNGYLDYGAFVAITIHLQRLSNDGHLRTAFLFFDKDSSGYIERAELADALADESGHTDDAALNNVLREVDTDKDGRISFEEFVTMMKAGTDWRRRRGSTRGSGSRL comes from the exons ATGGGCAACGTGTGCTTCTGCGGCACCATCTCCACTTCCCCTGATCAGCCTGAACCCAAATCCCAAGCGCCGCCACAAGGCaagaggccggcgacgacgcCTCCGAGCCGCCAAGGCGGCAGCCAAGAACCGAGCCCCAGGCCGAAGCCGAAGCCGAGGTACAAGCCCAAGCCGTACGActggacgccgccgccgccgccgccggcgtcccgtggagcggcggcggcgcgcgtgCTGGACGGCGTGGTGCCGCACCACCCGCGCCTGCGCGTGACGGACAAGTACCACCTGAGCCGAGAGCTCGGCCGGGGCGAGTTCGGCGTGACGCGCCTCGCCACGGACCGCGCCACGCGGGAGCAGCTGGCGTGCAAGTCCATCCCGAAGCGGCGCCTCCTCACGGCGGTGGACGTGGCGGACGTGCGCCGGgaggtggccatcatggcgtcGCTGCCGGACCACCCTGCGCTGGTGCGGCTCCGGGCCGCCTACGAGGACGGCGAGGCGGTGCACCTGGTGATGGAGCTATGCGACGGTGGGGAGCTGTTCGACCGGATCGTGGCACGCGGGAGGTACACGGAGCGCGCCGCGGCGTCAGCGGCGAGGACGGTGGCGGAGGTGGTGCGCGCCTGCCACGCGCACGGGGTGATGCACCGGGACCTCAAGCCGGAGAACTTCCTGTACGCGACCAAGAGCGAGGACGCGCAGCTGAAGGCCATCGACTTCGGCCTCTCCGTCTTCTTCCGACCAG GCGAGCGTTTCACGGAGATCGTGGGCAGCCCGTACTACATGGCGCCGGAGGTGCTGCGGCGGAGCTACGGGCCGGAGGTGGACATCTGGAGCGCCGGCGTCATCCTGTACATCCTCCTCTGCGGCGTCCCGCCCTTCTGGGCCGAGACGGAGCAGGGCGTGGCGCGCGCCATCCTGCGCGGCTCGCTGGACCTGGAGCGCGAGCCCTGGCAGCGGATCTCCGACGGCGCCAAGAGCCTCGTCCGCCAGATGCTCCAGATGGACCCCAAGAAGCGCCCCACCGCGCAGCAGGTGCTTG AGCACCCGTGGCTGCAGAACGCGCGGAAGGCGCCGAACGTGCCGCTGGGCGACGTCGTCCGGGTTCGGCTGCAGCAGTTCTCCACCATgaacaagttcaagaagaaggCCATGCGGGTGATCGCGGAGCACCTCTccgtggaggaggtggaggtgatcCGGGACATGTTCGCGCTCATGGACACCGACAAGGACGGCAGGGTCACGCTGCAGGAGCTCAAGGCAGGGCTCAAGAAGGTCGGATCCAAGCTTGCCGAGCCCGAGATGGAGCTGCTCATGGATGCC GCTGATGTTGACGGCAATGGGTACCTGGACTATGGCGCGTTCGTGGCGATCACCATCCACCTGCAGAGGCTCTCCAACGACGGCCACCTCCGCACCGCGTTCCTCTTCTTCGACAAGGACAGCAGCGGATACATCGAGCGCGCCGAGCTCGCCGACGCGCTCGCCGACGAGTCCGGGCACACCGACGACGCCGCACTCAACAACGTACTCCGAGAAGTCGACACCGACAAG GATGGCCGGATAAGTTTCGAGGAGTTCGTCACGATGATGAAAGCCGGGACGGACTGGAGAAGGCGTCGCGGCAGTACTCGAGGGAGCGGTTCAAGACTCTGA
- the LOC133911315 gene encoding calcium-dependent protein kinase 9-like, whose protein sequence is MGNASCRAWESASAVPISHSIRQSQPQPEAGPEPRFRYLRTGTGTEVPYYDASRGGAPRIHQKYRLGQELGRGGSGAMMRVAFSRRAGARRKLACKTIPRTPDVNFLEAEMVIMASLPCHPFLVRLHEVYLDDIEVHLVMELCDGGSLSDWISGSNLEAEVAMEAWAVAEAVRALHKAGVMHRDLKPDNMMFGQDGLLKVIDFGLSVFFRRLPSSGSSTLIYLHYHFHHQRGIFLNHYGNPIDHEAAVFTGIVGTLPYTAPEVLAGKRYGLAADVWSAGVIIYEMLCNYRPFEADTEDGLRQAILSGAVDVRRHPWQRISNQAKSLVLGMLEIDPSKRFTAEEVLGTLRLEKRTMISPFIIWSIRLQQFSTMNKFKKKAMRVIAADALADESGHTDDAALNNVLGWPDKFRGVRHDDESRDGLEKASRQYSTCAKTG, encoded by the exons ATGGGCAACGCGAGCTGCAGGGCCTGGGAGTCGGCCTCCGCGGTGCCCATCTCCCATTCCATACGCCAGAGCCAGCCGCAGCCGGAAGCAGGCCCGGAACCACGGTTTAGGTACTTACGCACCGGCACCGGCACAGAGGTACCGTACTACGACGCATCACGTGGCGGCGCTCCGCGCATCCACCAGAAATACCGCCTCGGCCAGGAGCTCGGCCGCGGCGGGTCCGGCGCCATGATGCGCGTGGCCTTCAGCCGGCGCGCCGGCGCGAGGCGGAAGCTGGCGTGCAAGACCATCCCCCGCACGCCCGATGTGAATTTCTTGGAGGCAGAGATGGTCATCATGGCCTCGTTGCCGTGCCACCCGTTTCTAGTGCGGCTGCACGAGGTTTACCTTGACGACATAGAGGTGCACCTAGTGATGGAGCTGTGCGACGGCGGGTCTCTATCCGACTGGATCTCGGGGTCGAACTTGGAGGCAGAAGTGGCGATGGAGGCATgggcggtggcggaggcggtGCGGGCGTTGCACAAGGCGGGGGTGATGCATCGGGACCTCAAACCGGACAACATGATGTTCGGCCAGGATGGGTTGCTCAAGGTTATCGACTTCGGTCTGTCTGTCTTCTTCCGCCGCCTACCTAGCTCCGGTTCGTCCACCTTAATCTATCTCCATTACCATTTCCACCATCAGAGAGGGATTTTTCTTAATCACTACGGAAACCCAATCG ATCATGAGGCGGCCGTGTTCACGGGCATCGTTGGCACGCTGCCGTACACGGCGCCAGAAGTGTTGGCGGGGAAGAGGTATGGGCTGGCGGCGGACGTCTGGAGCGCGGGGGTCATCATCTACGAGATGCTCTGCAACTACCGTCCCTTCGAAGCTG ACACCGAAGACGGGCTGAGGCAGGCGATCCTGAGCGGCGCTGTGGACGTGCGGAGGCATCCGTGGCAGCGCATCTCCAACCAAGCCAAGAGCCTCGTCCTGGGGATGCTGGAGATCGACCCCAGTAAACGCTTCACCGCCGAGGAAGTGCTCGGTACGTTA CGTCTCGAgaaaaggacaatgatatcgccTTTTATTATTTGGTCTATACGGCTGCAGCAGTTCTCCACCATgaacaagttcaagaagaaggCCATGCGAGTGATTGCGGCCGACGCGCTCGCCGACGAGTCCGGGCACACCGACGACGCCGCACTCAACAACGTACTCG GCTGGCCGGATAAGTTTCGAGGAGTTCGTCACGATGATGAAAGCCGGGACGGACTGGAGAAGGCGTCGCGGCAGTACTCGACATGCGCCAAAACTGGTTGA